A single genomic interval of Armigeres subalbatus isolate Guangzhou_Male chromosome 1, GZ_Asu_2, whole genome shotgun sequence harbors:
- the LOC134228297 gene encoding pinin-like isoform X7, with protein MVLDIALSRYDNTTPFGFKLIGGADFDVPLQVVKIIPGSIAEEVGMYLGDVVIRINDIPTGNMSYYDAHQLLACAGNQFVLGILRAREIPPEQRAIVKEKTPSGEPDFNSMAKPFWSHVNFSGSPQSREEQEIEQKISDVPITDEQIAEILSGEAEVLKQHNVIGVNFNKMIPTSGVFKQSEVFKTLNSELIQAEEDKDKKWTTFMQRPSRPPPKTREERLRELNPPTERYQVRIVKQPKPKIAPDYKPPKSPEPTPEPEPVPLYEEYLHERNEIEVETIKTLESEPVMEIPDNQGSPAAESEEDETSEEFRTQLESVQKQLEALSSLPITIQATIAALTEQLSILAQPKRKSKSVTPRPEAGSATADGADAVTTSGEIVPEVSETFEVTEYSKTEAGQAESEQSASSDEGEHIVYTDEQLEKLQQKMREHDIEWTDRNDKSSEISSQSGIADEGDTRTAVQNELKLQVVKKKKKAVSAFGPLTPQERPIYLPGGRKWRNAKDAFNEQFIAEVISSQAELIQGTTLGNIYESPHLGYDDRVNFLKYQKPEKDLTFIKNSDVYKLIHDQDAPKSGIELRPELVLAEEDVRKVMHDETIFQPRKDRCFLYQN; from the exons ATGGTGCTGGATATTGCATTGTCTCGATATGACAATACGACCCCATTCGGATTTAAACTCATCGGAGGAGCAGATTTTGATGTGCCACTGCAGGTCGTTAAA ATAATACCCGGAAGCATTGCCGAGGAGGTCGGGATGTACCTTGGCGACGTGGTAATTCGCATCAACGATATTCCGACCGGCAATATGTCGTACTACGATGCCCATCAATTACTGGCTTGCGCTGGGAATCAGTTTGTGCTTGGAATTTTGAG aGCGCGTGAAATTCCGCCAGAGCAGCGAGCAATCGTGAAGGAGAAGACTCCAAGCGGTGAACCGGATTTTAACAGCATGGCCAAGCCTTTCTGGTCTCACGTCAATTTTAGCGGATCTCCACAATCCAGAGAGGAACAAGAAATCGAACAAAAGATTTCGGATGTTCCGATCACCGACGAGCAAATTGCAGAAATTCTTTCTGGTGAAGCTGAAGTTTTGAAGCAGCATAACGTGATTGG GGTCAACTTCAACAAGATGATCCCTACTTCTGGAGTATTCAAGCAAAGCGAAGTGTTCAAAACTCTCAACAGCGAACTTATTCAGGCGGAGGAAGATAAAGATAAGAAGTGGACTACGTTCATGCAGAGGCCAAGCCGACCACCCCCGAAGACACGCGAGGAACGGCTGCGCGAGCTGAATCCACCGACAGAGCGTTATCAGGTACGAATCGTTAAACAACCAAAGCCGAAAATTGCACCCGACTACAAGCCACCCAAGTCTCCG GAACCAACCCCGGAGCCAGAGCCGGTGCCTTTGTACGAAGAATACCTGCACGAGCGAAACGAAATCGAAGTAGAAACCATCAAAACCCTCGAATCGGAACCAGTAATGGAGATTCCAG ATAACCAAGGCAGCCCTGCAGCTGAATCGGAAGAAGATGAAACCTCTGAAGAGTTTCGCACACAGCTGGAAAGTGTTCAGAAACAACTGGAGGCTCTTTCAAGTCTGCCAATCACCATCCAAGCTACGATCGCTGCTCTAACAGAGCAGCTTTCTATCTTGGCTCAGCCGAAACGAAAATCGAAAAGCGTGACCCCACGGCCCGAAG CAGGATCTGCCACAGCTGATGGCGCTGACGCTGTTACGACTTCGGGCGAAATCGTCCCGGAAGTGTCGGAAACCTTCGAGGTTACCGAGTACAGTAAAACGGAAGCTGGGCAAGCGGAGAGCGAACAGTCAGCTAGCTCCGACGAAGGTGAACACATTGTCTACACTGACGAACAGTTAGAAAAACTTCAACAAAAGATGCGAGAACACGACATCGAATGGACAGACCGGAACGACAAG AGTTCGGAAATTTCGTCGCAGTCGGGTATTGCCGATGAAGGTGACACCCGGACGGCCGTCCAGAATGAGCTGAAGTTGCAGGTcgtcaagaagaagaagaaggccgtTAGCGCTTTCGGGCCGTTGACCCCACAGGAACGACCGATCTACCTTCCCGGGGGTCGGAAGTGGCGTAACGCCAAGGACGCCTTCAACGAGCAGTTCATCGCCGAAGTGATCAGCTCCCAGGCTGAACTGATTCAGGGAACAACGCTCGG GAACATTTATGAAAGTCCTCATCTGGGTTACGATGACAG AGTCAACTTCCTCAAGTATCAGAAGCCCGAGAAGGACCTCACCTTCATCAAGAACAGCGACGTATACAAGTTGATCCACGACCAGGATGCCCCGAAAAGTGGTATCGAGCTGCGCCCGGAGCTGGTGCTGGCCGAGGAGGATGTCCGAAAGGTAATGCACGACGAAACCATCTTTCAGCCCCGCAAAGATCGGTGCTTTTTGTACCAAAATTGA
- the LOC134228297 gene encoding uncharacterized protein LOC134228297 isoform X2, with product MVLDIALSRYDNTTPFGFKLIGGADFDVPLQVVKIIPGSIAEEVGMYLGDVVIRINDIPTGNMSYYDAHQLLACAGNQFVLGILRAREIPPEQRAIVKEKTPSGEPDFNSMAKPFWSHVNFSGSPQSREEQEIEQKISDVPITDEQIAEILSGEAEVLKQHNVIGVNFNKMIPTSGVFKQSEVFKTLNSELIQAEEDKDKKWTTFMQRPSRPPPKTREERLRELNPPTERYQVRIVKQPKPKIAPDYKPPKSPEPTPEPEPVPLYEEYLHERNEIEVETIKTLESEPVMEIPGNLPEPCSADLIHNPEDNPGPKCHDADCDSADNLNSSTTDNQGSPAAESEEDETSEEFRTQLESVQKQLEALSSLPITIQATIAALTEQLSILAQPKRKSKSVTPRPEGSATADGADAVTTSGEIVPEVSETFEVTEYSKTEAGQAESEQSASSDEGEHIVYTDEQLEKLQQKMREHDIEWTDRNDKSSEISSQSGIADEGDTRTAVQNELKLQVVKKKKKAVSAFGPLTPQERPIYLPGGRKWRNAKDAFNEQFIAEVISSQAELIQGTTLGNIYESPHLGYDDRVNFLKYQKPEKDLTFIKNSDVYKLIHDQDAPKSGIELRPELVLAEEDVRKVMHDETIFQPRKDRCFLYQN from the exons ATGGTGCTGGATATTGCATTGTCTCGATATGACAATACGACCCCATTCGGATTTAAACTCATCGGAGGAGCAGATTTTGATGTGCCACTGCAGGTCGTTAAA ATAATACCCGGAAGCATTGCCGAGGAGGTCGGGATGTACCTTGGCGACGTGGTAATTCGCATCAACGATATTCCGACCGGCAATATGTCGTACTACGATGCCCATCAATTACTGGCTTGCGCTGGGAATCAGTTTGTGCTTGGAATTTTGAG aGCGCGTGAAATTCCGCCAGAGCAGCGAGCAATCGTGAAGGAGAAGACTCCAAGCGGTGAACCGGATTTTAACAGCATGGCCAAGCCTTTCTGGTCTCACGTCAATTTTAGCGGATCTCCACAATCCAGAGAGGAACAAGAAATCGAACAAAAGATTTCGGATGTTCCGATCACCGACGAGCAAATTGCAGAAATTCTTTCTGGTGAAGCTGAAGTTTTGAAGCAGCATAACGTGATTGG GGTCAACTTCAACAAGATGATCCCTACTTCTGGAGTATTCAAGCAAAGCGAAGTGTTCAAAACTCTCAACAGCGAACTTATTCAGGCGGAGGAAGATAAAGATAAGAAGTGGACTACGTTCATGCAGAGGCCAAGCCGACCACCCCCGAAGACACGCGAGGAACGGCTGCGCGAGCTGAATCCACCGACAGAGCGTTATCAGGTACGAATCGTTAAACAACCAAAGCCGAAAATTGCACCCGACTACAAGCCACCCAAGTCTCCG GAACCAACCCCGGAGCCAGAGCCGGTGCCTTTGTACGAAGAATACCTGCACGAGCGAAACGAAATCGAAGTAGAAACCATCAAAACCCTCGAATCGGAACCAGTAATGGAGATTCCAGGTAACTTACCCGAACCCTGTTCCGCAGATCTTATCCATAATCCCGAAGACAACCCAGGTCCTAAGTGCCACGATGCTGATTGCGACTCTGCAGATAACCTTAACTCTTCAACCACAGATAACCAAGGCAGCCCTGCAGCTGAATCGGAAGAAGATGAAACCTCTGAAGAGTTTCGCACACAGCTGGAAAGTGTTCAGAAACAACTGGAGGCTCTTTCAAGTCTGCCAATCACCATCCAAGCTACGATCGCTGCTCTAACAGAGCAGCTTTCTATCTTGGCTCAGCCGAAACGAAAATCGAAAAGCGTGACCCCACGGCCCGAAG GATCTGCCACAGCTGATGGCGCTGACGCTGTTACGACTTCGGGCGAAATCGTCCCGGAAGTGTCGGAAACCTTCGAGGTTACCGAGTACAGTAAAACGGAAGCTGGGCAAGCGGAGAGCGAACAGTCAGCTAGCTCCGACGAAGGTGAACACATTGTCTACACTGACGAACAGTTAGAAAAACTTCAACAAAAGATGCGAGAACACGACATCGAATGGACAGACCGGAACGACAAG AGTTCGGAAATTTCGTCGCAGTCGGGTATTGCCGATGAAGGTGACACCCGGACGGCCGTCCAGAATGAGCTGAAGTTGCAGGTcgtcaagaagaagaagaaggccgtTAGCGCTTTCGGGCCGTTGACCCCACAGGAACGACCGATCTACCTTCCCGGGGGTCGGAAGTGGCGTAACGCCAAGGACGCCTTCAACGAGCAGTTCATCGCCGAAGTGATCAGCTCCCAGGCTGAACTGATTCAGGGAACAACGCTCGG GAACATTTATGAAAGTCCTCATCTGGGTTACGATGACAG AGTCAACTTCCTCAAGTATCAGAAGCCCGAGAAGGACCTCACCTTCATCAAGAACAGCGACGTATACAAGTTGATCCACGACCAGGATGCCCCGAAAAGTGGTATCGAGCTGCGCCCGGAGCTGGTGCTGGCCGAGGAGGATGTCCGAAAGGTAATGCACGACGAAACCATCTTTCAGCCCCGCAAAGATCGGTGCTTTTTGTACCAAAATTGA
- the LOC134228297 gene encoding uncharacterized protein LOC134228297 isoform X6 — protein sequence MVLDIALSRYDNTTPFGFKLIGGADFDVPLQVVKIIPGSIAEEVGMYLGDVVIRINDIPTGNMSYYDAHQLLACAGNQFVLGILRAREIPPEQRAIVKEKTPSGEPDFNSMAKPFWSHVNFSGSPQSREEQEIEQKISDVPITDEQIAEILSGEAEVLKQHNVIGVNFNKMIPTSGVFKQSEVFKTLNSELIQAEEDKDKKWTTFMQRPSRPPPKTREERLRELNPPTERYQVRIVKQPKPKIAPDYKPPKSPEPTPEPEPVPLYEEYLHERNEIEVETIKTLESEPVMEIPDNLNSSTTDNQGSPAAESEEDETSEEFRTQLESVQKQLEALSSLPITIQATIAALTEQLSILAQPKRKSKSVTPRPEAGSATADGADAVTTSGEIVPEVSETFEVTEYSKTEAGQAESEQSASSDEGEHIVYTDEQLEKLQQKMREHDIEWTDRNDKSSEISSQSGIADEGDTRTAVQNELKLQVVKKKKKAVSAFGPLTPQERPIYLPGGRKWRNAKDAFNEQFIAEVISSQAELIQGTTLGNIYESPHLGYDDRVNFLKYQKPEKDLTFIKNSDVYKLIHDQDAPKSGIELRPELVLAEEDVRKVMHDETIFQPRKDRCFLYQN from the exons ATGGTGCTGGATATTGCATTGTCTCGATATGACAATACGACCCCATTCGGATTTAAACTCATCGGAGGAGCAGATTTTGATGTGCCACTGCAGGTCGTTAAA ATAATACCCGGAAGCATTGCCGAGGAGGTCGGGATGTACCTTGGCGACGTGGTAATTCGCATCAACGATATTCCGACCGGCAATATGTCGTACTACGATGCCCATCAATTACTGGCTTGCGCTGGGAATCAGTTTGTGCTTGGAATTTTGAG aGCGCGTGAAATTCCGCCAGAGCAGCGAGCAATCGTGAAGGAGAAGACTCCAAGCGGTGAACCGGATTTTAACAGCATGGCCAAGCCTTTCTGGTCTCACGTCAATTTTAGCGGATCTCCACAATCCAGAGAGGAACAAGAAATCGAACAAAAGATTTCGGATGTTCCGATCACCGACGAGCAAATTGCAGAAATTCTTTCTGGTGAAGCTGAAGTTTTGAAGCAGCATAACGTGATTGG GGTCAACTTCAACAAGATGATCCCTACTTCTGGAGTATTCAAGCAAAGCGAAGTGTTCAAAACTCTCAACAGCGAACTTATTCAGGCGGAGGAAGATAAAGATAAGAAGTGGACTACGTTCATGCAGAGGCCAAGCCGACCACCCCCGAAGACACGCGAGGAACGGCTGCGCGAGCTGAATCCACCGACAGAGCGTTATCAGGTACGAATCGTTAAACAACCAAAGCCGAAAATTGCACCCGACTACAAGCCACCCAAGTCTCCG GAACCAACCCCGGAGCCAGAGCCGGTGCCTTTGTACGAAGAATACCTGCACGAGCGAAACGAAATCGAAGTAGAAACCATCAAAACCCTCGAATCGGAACCAGTAATGGAGATTCCAG ATAACCTTAACTCTTCAACCACAGATAACCAAGGCAGCCCTGCAGCTGAATCGGAAGAAGATGAAACCTCTGAAGAGTTTCGCACACAGCTGGAAAGTGTTCAGAAACAACTGGAGGCTCTTTCAAGTCTGCCAATCACCATCCAAGCTACGATCGCTGCTCTAACAGAGCAGCTTTCTATCTTGGCTCAGCCGAAACGAAAATCGAAAAGCGTGACCCCACGGCCCGAAG CAGGATCTGCCACAGCTGATGGCGCTGACGCTGTTACGACTTCGGGCGAAATCGTCCCGGAAGTGTCGGAAACCTTCGAGGTTACCGAGTACAGTAAAACGGAAGCTGGGCAAGCGGAGAGCGAACAGTCAGCTAGCTCCGACGAAGGTGAACACATTGTCTACACTGACGAACAGTTAGAAAAACTTCAACAAAAGATGCGAGAACACGACATCGAATGGACAGACCGGAACGACAAG AGTTCGGAAATTTCGTCGCAGTCGGGTATTGCCGATGAAGGTGACACCCGGACGGCCGTCCAGAATGAGCTGAAGTTGCAGGTcgtcaagaagaagaagaaggccgtTAGCGCTTTCGGGCCGTTGACCCCACAGGAACGACCGATCTACCTTCCCGGGGGTCGGAAGTGGCGTAACGCCAAGGACGCCTTCAACGAGCAGTTCATCGCCGAAGTGATCAGCTCCCAGGCTGAACTGATTCAGGGAACAACGCTCGG GAACATTTATGAAAGTCCTCATCTGGGTTACGATGACAG AGTCAACTTCCTCAAGTATCAGAAGCCCGAGAAGGACCTCACCTTCATCAAGAACAGCGACGTATACAAGTTGATCCACGACCAGGATGCCCCGAAAAGTGGTATCGAGCTGCGCCCGGAGCTGGTGCTGGCCGAGGAGGATGTCCGAAAGGTAATGCACGACGAAACCATCTTTCAGCCCCGCAAAGATCGGTGCTTTTTGTACCAAAATTGA
- the LOC134228297 gene encoding uncharacterized protein LOC134228297 isoform X4 yields MVLDIALSRYDNTTPFGFKLIGGADFDVPLQVVKIIPGSIAEEVGMYLGDVVIRINDIPTGNMSYYDAHQLLACAGNQFVLGILRAREIPPEQRAIVKEKTPSGEPDFNSMAKPFWSHVNFSGSPQSREEQEIEQKISDVPITDEQIAEILSGEAEVLKQHNVIGVNFNKMIPTSGVFKQSEVFKTLNSELIQAEEDKDKKWTTFMQRPSRPPPKTREERLRELNPPTERYQVRIVKQPKPKIAPDYKPPKSPEPTPEPEPVPLYEEYLHERNEIEVETIKTLESEPVMEIPGNLPEPCSADLIHNPEDNPGPKCHDADCDSADNLNSSTTDNQGSPAAESEEDETSEEFRTQLESVQKQLEALSSLPITIQATIAALTEQLSILAQPKRKSKSVTPRPEAGSATADGADAVTTSGEIVPEVSETFEVTEYSKTEAGQAESEQSASSDEGEHIVYTDEQLEKLQQKMREHDIEWTDRNDKSSEISSQSGIADEGDTRTAVQNELKLQVVKKKKKAVSAFGPLTPQERPIYLPGGRKWRNAKDAFNEQFIAEVISSQAELIQGTTLGNIYESPHLGYDDRVNFLKYQKPEKDLTFIKNSDVYKLIHDQDAPKSGIELRPELVLAEEDVRKCVSPC; encoded by the exons ATGGTGCTGGATATTGCATTGTCTCGATATGACAATACGACCCCATTCGGATTTAAACTCATCGGAGGAGCAGATTTTGATGTGCCACTGCAGGTCGTTAAA ATAATACCCGGAAGCATTGCCGAGGAGGTCGGGATGTACCTTGGCGACGTGGTAATTCGCATCAACGATATTCCGACCGGCAATATGTCGTACTACGATGCCCATCAATTACTGGCTTGCGCTGGGAATCAGTTTGTGCTTGGAATTTTGAG aGCGCGTGAAATTCCGCCAGAGCAGCGAGCAATCGTGAAGGAGAAGACTCCAAGCGGTGAACCGGATTTTAACAGCATGGCCAAGCCTTTCTGGTCTCACGTCAATTTTAGCGGATCTCCACAATCCAGAGAGGAACAAGAAATCGAACAAAAGATTTCGGATGTTCCGATCACCGACGAGCAAATTGCAGAAATTCTTTCTGGTGAAGCTGAAGTTTTGAAGCAGCATAACGTGATTGG GGTCAACTTCAACAAGATGATCCCTACTTCTGGAGTATTCAAGCAAAGCGAAGTGTTCAAAACTCTCAACAGCGAACTTATTCAGGCGGAGGAAGATAAAGATAAGAAGTGGACTACGTTCATGCAGAGGCCAAGCCGACCACCCCCGAAGACACGCGAGGAACGGCTGCGCGAGCTGAATCCACCGACAGAGCGTTATCAGGTACGAATCGTTAAACAACCAAAGCCGAAAATTGCACCCGACTACAAGCCACCCAAGTCTCCG GAACCAACCCCGGAGCCAGAGCCGGTGCCTTTGTACGAAGAATACCTGCACGAGCGAAACGAAATCGAAGTAGAAACCATCAAAACCCTCGAATCGGAACCAGTAATGGAGATTCCAGGTAACTTACCCGAACCCTGTTCCGCAGATCTTATCCATAATCCCGAAGACAACCCAGGTCCTAAGTGCCACGATGCTGATTGCGACTCTGCAGATAACCTTAACTCTTCAACCACAGATAACCAAGGCAGCCCTGCAGCTGAATCGGAAGAAGATGAAACCTCTGAAGAGTTTCGCACACAGCTGGAAAGTGTTCAGAAACAACTGGAGGCTCTTTCAAGTCTGCCAATCACCATCCAAGCTACGATCGCTGCTCTAACAGAGCAGCTTTCTATCTTGGCTCAGCCGAAACGAAAATCGAAAAGCGTGACCCCACGGCCCGAAG CAGGATCTGCCACAGCTGATGGCGCTGACGCTGTTACGACTTCGGGCGAAATCGTCCCGGAAGTGTCGGAAACCTTCGAGGTTACCGAGTACAGTAAAACGGAAGCTGGGCAAGCGGAGAGCGAACAGTCAGCTAGCTCCGACGAAGGTGAACACATTGTCTACACTGACGAACAGTTAGAAAAACTTCAACAAAAGATGCGAGAACACGACATCGAATGGACAGACCGGAACGACAAG AGTTCGGAAATTTCGTCGCAGTCGGGTATTGCCGATGAAGGTGACACCCGGACGGCCGTCCAGAATGAGCTGAAGTTGCAGGTcgtcaagaagaagaagaaggccgtTAGCGCTTTCGGGCCGTTGACCCCACAGGAACGACCGATCTACCTTCCCGGGGGTCGGAAGTGGCGTAACGCCAAGGACGCCTTCAACGAGCAGTTCATCGCCGAAGTGATCAGCTCCCAGGCTGAACTGATTCAGGGAACAACGCTCGG GAACATTTATGAAAGTCCTCATCTGGGTTACGATGACAG AGTCAACTTCCTCAAGTATCAGAAGCCCGAGAAGGACCTCACCTTCATCAAGAACAGCGACGTATACAAGTTGATCCACGACCAGGATGCCCCGAAAAGTGGTATCGAGCTGCGCCCGGAGCTGGTGCTGGCCGAGGAGGATGTCCGAAAG TGTGTATCACCGTGTTAA
- the LOC134228297 gene encoding uncharacterized protein LOC134228297 isoform X3 encodes MVLDIALSRYDNTTPFGFKLIGGADFDVPLQVVKIIPGSIAEEVGMYLGDVVIRINDIPTGNMSYYDAHQLLACAGNQFVLGILRAREIPPEQRAIVKEKTPSGEPDFNSMAKPFWSHVNFSGSPQSREEQEIEQKISDVPITDEQIAEILSGEAEVLKQHNVIGVNFNKMIPTSGVFKQSEVFKTLNSELIQAEEDKDKKWTTFMQRPSRPPPKTREERLRELNPPTERYQVRIVKQPKPKIAPDYKPPKSPEPTPEPEPVPLYEEYLHERNEIEVETIKTLESEPVMEIPGNLPEPCSADLIHNPEDNPGPKCHDADCDSADNLNSSTTDNQGSPAAESEEDETSEEFRTQLESVQKQLEALSSLPITIQATIAALTEQLSILAQPKRKSKSVTPRPEAGSATADGADAVTTSGEIVPEVSETFEVTEYSKTEAGQAESEQSASSDEGEHIVYTDEQLEKLQQKMREHDIEWTDRNDKSSEISSQSGIADEGDTRTAVQNELKLQVVKKKKKAVSAFGPLTPQERPIYLPGGRKWRNAKDAFNEQFIAEVISSQAELIQGTTLGVNFLKYQKPEKDLTFIKNSDVYKLIHDQDAPKSGIELRPELVLAEEDVRKVMHDETIFQPRKDRCFLYQN; translated from the exons ATGGTGCTGGATATTGCATTGTCTCGATATGACAATACGACCCCATTCGGATTTAAACTCATCGGAGGAGCAGATTTTGATGTGCCACTGCAGGTCGTTAAA ATAATACCCGGAAGCATTGCCGAGGAGGTCGGGATGTACCTTGGCGACGTGGTAATTCGCATCAACGATATTCCGACCGGCAATATGTCGTACTACGATGCCCATCAATTACTGGCTTGCGCTGGGAATCAGTTTGTGCTTGGAATTTTGAG aGCGCGTGAAATTCCGCCAGAGCAGCGAGCAATCGTGAAGGAGAAGACTCCAAGCGGTGAACCGGATTTTAACAGCATGGCCAAGCCTTTCTGGTCTCACGTCAATTTTAGCGGATCTCCACAATCCAGAGAGGAACAAGAAATCGAACAAAAGATTTCGGATGTTCCGATCACCGACGAGCAAATTGCAGAAATTCTTTCTGGTGAAGCTGAAGTTTTGAAGCAGCATAACGTGATTGG GGTCAACTTCAACAAGATGATCCCTACTTCTGGAGTATTCAAGCAAAGCGAAGTGTTCAAAACTCTCAACAGCGAACTTATTCAGGCGGAGGAAGATAAAGATAAGAAGTGGACTACGTTCATGCAGAGGCCAAGCCGACCACCCCCGAAGACACGCGAGGAACGGCTGCGCGAGCTGAATCCACCGACAGAGCGTTATCAGGTACGAATCGTTAAACAACCAAAGCCGAAAATTGCACCCGACTACAAGCCACCCAAGTCTCCG GAACCAACCCCGGAGCCAGAGCCGGTGCCTTTGTACGAAGAATACCTGCACGAGCGAAACGAAATCGAAGTAGAAACCATCAAAACCCTCGAATCGGAACCAGTAATGGAGATTCCAGGTAACTTACCCGAACCCTGTTCCGCAGATCTTATCCATAATCCCGAAGACAACCCAGGTCCTAAGTGCCACGATGCTGATTGCGACTCTGCAGATAACCTTAACTCTTCAACCACAGATAACCAAGGCAGCCCTGCAGCTGAATCGGAAGAAGATGAAACCTCTGAAGAGTTTCGCACACAGCTGGAAAGTGTTCAGAAACAACTGGAGGCTCTTTCAAGTCTGCCAATCACCATCCAAGCTACGATCGCTGCTCTAACAGAGCAGCTTTCTATCTTGGCTCAGCCGAAACGAAAATCGAAAAGCGTGACCCCACGGCCCGAAG CAGGATCTGCCACAGCTGATGGCGCTGACGCTGTTACGACTTCGGGCGAAATCGTCCCGGAAGTGTCGGAAACCTTCGAGGTTACCGAGTACAGTAAAACGGAAGCTGGGCAAGCGGAGAGCGAACAGTCAGCTAGCTCCGACGAAGGTGAACACATTGTCTACACTGACGAACAGTTAGAAAAACTTCAACAAAAGATGCGAGAACACGACATCGAATGGACAGACCGGAACGACAAG AGTTCGGAAATTTCGTCGCAGTCGGGTATTGCCGATGAAGGTGACACCCGGACGGCCGTCCAGAATGAGCTGAAGTTGCAGGTcgtcaagaagaagaagaaggccgtTAGCGCTTTCGGGCCGTTGACCCCACAGGAACGACCGATCTACCTTCCCGGGGGTCGGAAGTGGCGTAACGCCAAGGACGCCTTCAACGAGCAGTTCATCGCCGAAGTGATCAGCTCCCAGGCTGAACTGATTCAGGGAACAACGCTCGG AGTCAACTTCCTCAAGTATCAGAAGCCCGAGAAGGACCTCACCTTCATCAAGAACAGCGACGTATACAAGTTGATCCACGACCAGGATGCCCCGAAAAGTGGTATCGAGCTGCGCCCGGAGCTGGTGCTGGCCGAGGAGGATGTCCGAAAGGTAATGCACGACGAAACCATCTTTCAGCCCCGCAAAGATCGGTGCTTTTTGTACCAAAATTGA